Below is a window of Rhodamnia argentea isolate NSW1041297 chromosome 11, ASM2092103v1, whole genome shotgun sequence DNA.
gcaacaGTGCAAACCAAGAATTGCTCATGTCCGCAAATGTGATAAATTGTGTCTTTCACAATGTCCTCATTCGGATATTGAGAAAGCACAGATGAAGAATGTATCTTATGCTAGTGCacttggtagtatcatgtatgcacgGGTTTGTACTAGACCAGACATTGCTTTTGCAAATGGACTTCTAGGCAGATATCGGTCAAATCCAGGACACGATCACCGGGTTGCtgccaagaaggttttgaggtacttaaagaggacCGGAGACTATATGCTATTTTATAGACATGTTCAAAACTTGCAGCTAATAGGGTATTCAGATTCGGATTATGCTGGTTGTCGGGATGACAAGAAGTCGACAACGGGATACATCTTTATGCTAGCGGGTGGTGCAgtatcatggaaaagtgagaaacagaaAATGATATCATCCTCTTCCATgcaagcggagtttatagcatgcttttcaGTTGCTACTCAGGCTATTTGGCTCCGAaatctcattagggagttgaccgtgtttgattttgttgatagacccatacggttgtattgtgacaataactctgcggtgttgttcattaacaacaacggaggtctcaaggggtctaagcatatggaggtcaagttttttACCATAAAGGAATCCGTACGGAATGGTGACGTTGCAGTAGAGCATATTACTACGGATGCTATGATTGCTGATCCACCGACTAAAGGTCTATGCCCTTGcgtatttgaacgacatgttATTAGCATGGGCTTAGAAGCATCGTGGGATGCAATTGTTTAGTGGgagctttctatttttgctctaataaagtttgcatttgtattatgttacttttagtaacggttttgatatgtattgattcttttacattcaattgagtatttatgaatgtgttattgaATGCATATTCGttaaaatctcaaggtattgtgtaaaccttgagtaatggctggggcatttatttttggccatgtgcatgtcttgttacacataaagtatagttaactataaagaTAAGATATATGTGGGTTTGTTGGAACCATAAGGATGTTCTCTTGTGACACATCGGGTTTCgtgacacataaagtaagaGAATGGTGATCGACAAAGAGGataacatataaggtgtctctTTTGAGATGTTATCCGTTTGCCATACTACCATATCAAATCCGTATCTGTAAAGTTAAGAGCATTAGTGATCATGGATGGCTCTGTGTCTTTTAATGCGATCTTGCTATGATTCGGTACTTaagactttatgggatcggattgactattgggaattatctctagaccaatataaagatgcgCATATACAAGACGATTTCAATTAAtctagcccaagtgggagaatgttagaacatatttttaatattcaaatgtgggctttattaattgatattgtaaacataaattggtctaataaagatagatgaaagatttcctaattcaaatttgatatgagaCTGGATAAGTATGGGCCGAGATAAGCTTTATCTATAATGAGAGGATaaggtttcaatctctataaatagagctcaagtccctcctctaaaccctaatgtccacATAACCTTACATCAGGAGTCGTCAGAAACGATACGTGAGGGGCCGTCTTATTGAAGCCGGTGTCaagggggttcatagaggagaagctcttgagcaacggatcgtcgcaaattccgcatcaagaacgatggatccaaAACAAGGTGCATCAATACTTCGACTTTATGAATCTATGATTCGTGTCtctaaacgtgattatcttgGATCGTTGCATAAGGGAATAAATCGCAACTTACAGGCGCTAGATCCACTCTCGGGACTCGGAAGGTGCGTGGAAAGAGAGTCTGTGGGTTGGACGAGGAGAGAAAAAGCGCATCGGCCCCGGGAAATTTATAATAGGCTATGAAGTTGCTATCGGGGTGCACTAAGTGCTCTCGGATCACACCACCATGGAAGTCCGAGTCATCATCAAAATGATAGGTCGTGACGTACTCTTCTTCATACGAACTCGTTTCGTGCTTCACGACTATCGTTTCTCGCTTGAGTAGGTAGCACAGCCCCGTTCTAGCCTAATGTTACCTAAAATGATCATTTCTATTTttgtctctgtttttttttttttaaatcaaactgCCCGGAGTACTTTCATATGCATGCatgaagtggattttatttcaaataacgaCCTCAATgatctcattattttaaaaaagggtaTGATCAcggatattttcgtcatttacttttttttctcgaCTGTGGTTATCGAGGGTGGCCTCGCCCAACCCTCACCGATGGCCGGCCATTGCCTAAGATCGGCCGCCGACGAAAAGGAAGCGgttgaaacaaaggaaaaaggaaggaaaaaattaaatgatgaaaatgccattgatccgactttttttaaaataaaattcatttgaggcttttatttgaaaaaatgagcttgagtttttttcttctttttttttttctttataaactGAGTGGTGTTTGAATCAGATTTGCCATATCTCGGTTAGTCCCATGGGGTTTACAGGCGAAAAACAAAAGCAGAGAAAAATCTCCAGGCTAATAAAAGGCGAAGAAGAAGTAGAGCTAATTGGTGTTTCTTACAATAAAATTCGCAGCGTGACGGTATAGAacgagtaatttttttttttcccgagcgATCCGGACAACGACGTGGAAATTTCCCGAGTTCATCGCCTTGCCGACATGGCGTCCTCCAGTTTTTCTCCAatgacagaaaaagaaaagcgcaGCGCAGGCTAGTCGCCGTCGCGCCGTCGCCTTCCGAGGTTGCGTGTCTGTTTCTCTCATGTTGCAGAGAAACACCAGACGACGAGCTCCCTTCGCGTGCTTTTATGATAACATCAAGTCGACGACGCGAGGGAGAAATGCCAAAAATCCATGGCTATGATGCATGCGATGTGGTGTTTCTAACCGATTAGATGGATCATTCATTTGGCAAGAgagtaaaaattatttctttcctaTTTAGACAAATCCCGATACTCTCGATTCATCATGACATGACATGCGGTATGGTCCAAATTGGTAGGACAACCGACGAGGAATCCAAGGCCGTGGCTCGGGTGACTGGGCCCAGCGCAGCAAGAcgaccaaaaaaatttgggcCACCTTCATTGTTTTTCATTTGCAACTTGCTTCCATCATATGATTTAATTGGAATTAACTGGGATTTGTTCTTGATGACCAAGAAATATGATGTATAAAAAGCAAAGGCCAGGAGTTGGAGGAGttcctcaaaagcaaaagcagcaCCCTTATATTCACAATTCATAGAGAAATTAAGCATGCTTGTTCCTCGAGAGATGTTGTCCAACTTCGGATCCGCGATCGGCGGCCTAGCGGTCATCTGGGTTATGCTTCCCCGGTGGCAGCAATATCTCCCTCCCCAGATCCGCGACCTCGTGGACAGGTGCATCAACAAGTTGGTGAACCTGTTCTATCCGTACGTCATGATCGTGTTCTCCGAGTTCGAGGGGGAACGGCTCGCGCGCAGCGCGACCTACCTGGCTATCCAGAGCTACCTCAAGGAACACGCCACTTTGCGGGCACGAAGGCTCAAGGCGGAGACAGTcaaagatagccaatctccgaTTTTTAGCATGGGCGATAACGAGGAGGTCACCGACACATTCGAGGGAGTTAAGGTCTGGTGGGCCTCGAGAAAGATCCCTAGGAACGTGTCCCTTTCGCTCCATCCCATGACCGAGGACCGGAGGTTTTACGAGCTCGTGTTCCACCGGCGACACCGGCAGTTGATCATGCAGTCTTATGTCAAGCACGTCTTGACAGAAGGGAAGGCGATCGCGCATAAAAACCGGCAGCAAAAGCTCTACGCTAATAATCCGAGCGAGTACTGGAGCCACGTTGCGTTCGAGCACCCCGCCAATTTCGAGACCTTAGCCATGGACCCAAACAAGAAGCGGGACATTTTGAATGATCTCACGAAGTTCCGTGACGGGAAAGAGTACTATGCCAAAATAGGCAAGCCCTGGAAGCGTGGCTATCTGCTCTACGGCCCGCCAGGAACCGGCAAGTCCACCATGATTGCCGCCATGGCTAATTTCCTGAACTACGACGTGTACGATCTCGAGTTGACTGCAGTCAAGGACAACACCAAGCTGAAGAAGCTACTAATTGAAACTTCGAGCAGGTCGATCATCATGATCGAAGACATAGACTGCTCACTTGATCTGACAGgccagagaaagaagaaggagaaggatgatgacgatgacgacgacgacagcGACGAAAACGATGATCCCTCCAAGAAGATGGTCAAAGAAGAGAAGGCAGGTAGCAAGGTGACTCTATCTGGTCTGCTCAACTTCATCGACGGTATCTGGTCAGCTTGTGGGGGAGAAAGGATCATCATATTCACAACCAACCATGTGGACAAGCTCGACCCTGCCCTTATAAGGGGAGGAAGGATGGACAAGCACATAGAGATGTCCTATTGCTGCTTCGAGGCATTCAAGGTTCTTGCGAGGAATTACTTGGACATCCAGGACCACCTTCTGTTCGAAACAATCAGCCGACTGCTCGACGAGACCAATATGACACCCGCCGACGTCACGGAGAACTTGATGCCTAAGTCCGACGACAAAGATGCGGAGACCTGCTTGAGGAACTTGATAGAAGCGCTCGAAGCGGCCAAGAAGGaagcaaggaagaagaaagagaaagaatcGCGGGCGCAGGCCAAGGAGGGGCGAGAGAAGAAAGTcaacgaggaggaagaggaagggaaAGAGAGTGGAACATCCGCTAAAGAAGCGAAGGAAAATGGCGACGTCGGTGGAGGAGTTGCCGCTAAGGAAGTGGGGGAGAATGGTGTTTGCAGCTGCAGACGTTGAAATTTAGCTGAAAACGGGGTAAAATGGAGTGCGATTGGTTTAAACAGAGAAAATCAAGTAGCCTTCATGGATTTATCTCCCTCTTGTAAGTCAGACATTTGCTGCATTATCTTAAATTATTacataaataagaaataatttttcccgACAATATGGTTAGGATAATATAATCTCAATCGTAAATAGTATTTTGATTATCACAATTACGTTCTAACATCTCAACTGGATCTAGCTGTCCAtgtaatatttgatttggaGTGCGATTGATATAACCCAAATGATCTGCAGTTGTTAAAAGGAGTGAACTAATTTCCAAAGCAATAacagggtaaaaaaaaaattcatgtggaCTGCTAAATATTTCCAAATTCTGCTTAACGACTTCAATTTTGTTAAACTGATCTCAATTGGACCCGCCATCTGAGTTGAATCAGCCATTCCATTGTCTTTCACTTCCTCAGGACTCGTTCTCTCTCCGATGAAACCGCTCAATTCCCCTTCTTTAGCATACGTTTCGCCTTCTTTGTAGTTTCCCTCCACCACTTCAATCTCTTCTCTCGCCTCTCCCTTTTCGCCTCCAGTCGCGCTTCTTCCTCGTCCTTCTTCTTCGCTGCTTCGAGCGCTTGTATCAAGTTCCCCAAGCAAGCCTCCGCGTCTTTGCCGTCGGACTTGGACAACAAGTTTTCCGCGACGTCGGCAGGAGTCATGTCGGTCTCGCCGAACAGCCGGCTTATTGTTTCGAACAGTGGATGGTGCTCAATGTCCAGGTAATTTCTCGCGAGGACCTTGAATGCTTCAAAGCAACAATACGACATCTCGATGTGCTTATCCATCCTTCCGCTCCGTATAAGAGCAGGGTCGAGCTTGTCGACATGATTGGTCGTGAATACTATGATTCTTTCCCCACCACAAGCGGACCAAATCCcatcgatgaagttaagaagACCAGACAAAGTGACCTTGCTGCTCTTCTTCTCTGTTCTGGTCATCTTCTTTACAGGATCGTCGTCGTCCATGTCGTATTCCTCCTCCTCTGCCTTCTTCCTCTGGCCCGTGAGATCGAGCGAGCAATCGATGTCCTCGATCACAATGATCGACTTGCTCGAGGTCTCGATCAGAAGCCTTCTCAGTTCCGTATTGTCCTTAACGGCCGTGAGCTCTAGATCGTACACGTTGTAGTTTAGGAAATTAGCCATGGCCGCAATCATGGTGGACTTACCGGTCCCGGGCGGACCGTAAAGCAGGTACCCGCGCTTCCAAGCCTTGCCGATCTTAGCATAGTACTCTTTCCCCTCGGTGAACTTCGTGAGGTCGTTCATTATTTCCCTCTTCTTGTCAGGGTGCATAGCCAAGGTCTCGAACGTCGCGGGATGCTTGAACAACGCATGGATCCACATGGAGTCCTGCGGGTCGTTCGTGTAGAGCTTCAGCTGCCGGTTTCTGCTCACGATCGCCTTTCCTTCGGTCAGCACGTGGTCGATGTAAGATTGAGTGATCAATTTCCTGTCGCGCCGGTGGAACTTGAGCGTGTAGTACCTCAGGTTCTGCGTCACGGGATAGAACGAGAAGGTCGTGGTCGCGGGGACAGTTTTGTTCGCATACCACGTGATCTGCACGCCGTGGTACTCGTCGGTGACCTGCTCGTGGTCGGCCATGGTCAGGATGAGGGGCCGGTTGTCCTTGACGGAATCCGCATTGAGCCTCTTGGCCCGGGAAGCCGCGTTCTCAGTGAGGTAGTTCTGGATGGCGGTGAAGGCCTCGCTGCGCTTCATGTACTTGCCCGGGAACTCGTGGAACGAGATCTCGATGTAGGGATCGAAGAAGCTCACCCCCTTGTGGAAGTAACGTTCCAAGAGGTCCCGGATTTCGGAAGGGCAGTATTGCTGGAGCATTGCCTGTACGAGCACGAGGCCGCCGATCGCCGATCCGTACTGGGCAAACATCTTAGTGTCTCTGAATCTTGAATCTGTAAGGAGATAGACGGGGACAAGCCCAAATTTTCTTCAGTACACAAAAATTGCTGGCACTAAGTAATCACTGCGCAGAGAATTCTTCTAAACACATGCTTTGATCATATTTTTCGTACCTCTGATACAAACCCGTGAAGCTCTCGCACCGAGATGCGCCGCAGCGCTCGTCCTATGCTCCCTTCGATTCCAGGTACAAAGAGATCAACCTTCGATGCTGGGGGCGGCGCAGAACGCACTAATCCGCGACGACGGCAACACTGATTGGAAACTCTGTACAGACTTGAGAGAGCGATACtgagctttaaactgcgaatTGGTTTGTGATCGAATATCGCTTGACGAGGCATATGTTATAAGGCCCTCTCCGAAGTCCGAACGACAAAAGGAACAACAGTGAAGATCCTAAGCAACAGCTCGGATGTTTCCGTTCCCTGCTTTTTTCCGgataaagaaagacaaaatgtTCACGTTCCTACTCGGCTTTGGTATCAATCCGAAAGAAGACTAAGcgttaaatattttcatggctaatgtcagatttaattaaataatttctttactttttttttttttagcattatCCTTCGTCCTCGTGCAGAACAAGCACCAACGCGAAACCACGTTATCAAACTTGGTCGGAAAGCCACCTGCCAATAGCTTAAACTTTAAGTCCATACCATTTAGCAGAATTATTATAACAAACCTTATTTATACTCAATCTGGTTTGATTGTagattatctttctttcttttttcacaaaAGTTTCAATTCGATTTCAAGTCACAAAAAACTCTGTTCGCATATCGATTTATTCCGGAATAATGGTGGTTTTTCGTCACGAGAACAAAAGGGGTCTACTGGAATCGGAAATAAGCAAACAATTAGATTAAACCGAGCCCTCTCGGAAACTCTTACAAAAAACACGCAAAATTGCGAGAGCCCCACTCACCAAAGCAAATCGAAGGTGACATCTGTCTGTTTCGCGAACAACTCACGTttcgaaatatattttcttaaacatgatcgtttgtatcgtttaaaaaaaataaatgaacaaaaaatatttctatcatttttttttgtttgctaaTTATTCAAATCAATATAACAAATCGCTTTTAGAAGAAAATTTTTCTCGATAATTCATTTTAAATTGGTTCTCAAGCTATGACTCTGATGTCATGCCGTTATGCCGAGTGATGTCTCTCTGTACTCATATTACTATACAAGTGTGTTGAGTCAAGAGCAGATACTAAGCGTCTTTATTATGTACGCTTTATTCTATCTCGACTTATGAAGGGGCAAGCCGATACAGCAGGCATCGTGACAAAAGACATGTATTTTCCGACCAAGATGCAACCagaacaaaaaattacaaattaaacTCGGCGAATGGTCCACGTTCTCAAATTAACAGCGCGTCTTGTCCATCACTAATTACCAAACCATAGAAGTTTTTTGGACGCTTCAGAGAAAAATGCCACATGTTGATGGAAGTCGTGCGGACTGCGGAGTGTGTCCTGACTTTTTAGATGCCTTCTGCTCCAAGCAAGGCGGCTTGAAGCTTTCTTGTCTTGCTGAGCAAGCATAGGCAAGTGAAAAATCGTGTAGGATTTGGATGTGTCGAAAATGGTTCCCGCCCATATTAAACtatttttatgtaaaataatTTTAGCGACTAATGATCCGATCGTACTCGACCCGAGCCCaaccatattcgacccaacATGGCCTCCAATTCTCAGCACTTTCTCCTCTTTCATAATGACAAATAGCATGCTGAaataatataaattaaaaataaactaaacaaaacatggaaaaaaagTCAGCCTTTTTCATATTTCCGAAAAAATGATGTGGAAATTGTGAAATAGACGAGGAATAACATCACTCaacaaggaattttttttttcttctgaaaatACCATCAAGAATCTTAAATTATGCGCATTGTGGCTCTAATAAccccaaattcttttttttttttttgtcatcaagACCTCAAATTAGTATAAATATGACAAAAGTATCCTATGTTTAACACAAAAAATCCTCAAGATTGCCCGGTGTGACACTAACATCCAAAAAATTTGCCGCATCACTGAAAGCCCCAAACTTTTACCGGCGAGACCAAAAAACTTTTGCTACTCTCTTTTGGAATCTTGAACTACATGCGTTTATCATTAGATCATAAAGCCATCGATGCACTGTGTGATTGGCTATATGTCCGGTCAGTTCAATTTCGGAAAACCAGGAAATGCACACATGTTTGTCAACCAACCTCGCTTTGCGCCGAAGTTTTCATCCCACGGTCGATCCATCTGATCGTAAATGATCTTTTATCCTCGGACTTCTTAACAAAATAACTTTCCgaccccccaacaaaaaaaaaaattaacaaaataacttCAATTCTTACGATGGGAACAGAATGTTTCACGTCAATGCTCCAACTCGAGCGAATCTTCCATGCCCTGAAAATGTACCCCGGCTCGTCTAAAGATCGTTTGATTCCAACTTGGCAAGCAAGATGAACGAGAAGAATAAGGTTCTCACACCATAAGATTGGGAATACCTAACCTAATCAGAAATTgagaggaaaattgtcaaaaaaatcctaaacccattgtacttttgccaattcagtcctaaacctgttaattttgttaattcaatcttaaaccttttttgtgtcaattcagtccatccgaccaattttggccggccgacgCCAACAAAGCAAtatttagtaatattttaatatatttttaaattttaaattttaaattttaaatttttttttctattcctttttactgttcatcttaTTTCCCCTTCTATCTCTAGAGGGTCCTCGCCACGTGATTGCACCAGATATTATTCAAATAAGGAAGATTATACTAATCAAGTTGAGATTTTGATCCCCTTCCATCAATAATGACAATTGTATTAAGGGATTTGCGATTTAGTATTTTGTTTCTGCACTTCTCGTTTGAGTAATCTAAATCAACAGAGACTAGTGGGTctgattgaatgaatgaaaccCACAAAGAACGTGGAGGCTGAAGTCTCTCAGAACATTTCTAGGCGAGGCTAAAGCCCCTGGCGCTGCCACTACGCCTGGGCAAGGCCAAGCCACCCCATGAttgggcgaggtcgacctcgccaaaTCTGGGCAAGGCCGGCCTCACCCAGCCATAGCGTAGCTGTCACCGCCAAGCCTCGCCCAATCATGGGTGTGCGAGCAGAAGGTGTGTGATGGGTGATGGATTGAGACAAGCTAGTTGAGATGGGTAGTGGGCGATGGGTGAGGGACTGAAACGAGCTGGGCAAGATGAGTAGTGGGCTTGGTATGCGAATAGAAGGTCTGCGATGGATGAGGGACTTAGCCAAAGGATTGAGACGAGCTGGGCGAGATGGGTGAGGGACTTGGTATGCGAGCAGAAGGtgggcgaggccgagctcgaTAGCGACGGCGCCAATAGCCTCGCCCAGCGGTGGTTGTGCCAGTGGCGAGGTCCTTGCCTGCCCTCTCTTGAGTggaaggagggaggaggaagagggtgaacaatattaaaaaaaaaaaattaaagagaaaaagagaaaaatttgagaagaaaatatattaagaattatttaaaattgctTCATCAGCATTGATTGGGTCCATATCAGTGCTGGCCggctaaaattggttggatggattaaattggcataaatgcaaaaggtttagaactgaattggtaaaaaaaaaaaaaaagtttaggaattccCTATCTTTTGTCCGAAGACGGAATTGCTAAGACCCCATAGATTGAAAATAGATTTACCTGGcgtaaatgt
It encodes the following:
- the LOC115730422 gene encoding AAA-ATPase At3g28580-like, producing MLVPREMLSNFGSAIGGLAVIWVMLPRWQQYLPPQIRDLVDRCINKLVNLFYPYVMIVFSEFEGERLARSATYLAIQSYLKEHATLRARRLKAETVKDSQSPIFSMGDNEEVTDTFEGVKVWWASRKIPRNVSLSLHPMTEDRRFYELVFHRRHRQLIMQSYVKHVLTEGKAIAHKNRQQKLYANNPSEYWSHVAFEHPANFETLAMDPNKKRDILNDLTKFRDGKEYYAKIGKPWKRGYLLYGPPGTGKSTMIAAMANFLNYDVYDLELTAVKDNTKLKKLLIETSSRSIIMIEDIDCSLDLTGQRKKKEKDDDDDDDDSDENDDPSKKMVKEEKAGSKVTLSGLLNFIDGIWSACGGERIIIFTTNHVDKLDPALIRGGRMDKHIEMSYCCFEAFKVLARNYLDIQDHLLFETISRLLDETNMTPADVTENLMPKSDDKDAETCLRNLIEALEAAKKEARKKKEKESRAQAKEGREKKVNEEEEEGKESGTSAKEAKENGDVGGGVAAKEVGENGVCSCRR
- the LOC115757491 gene encoding AAA-ATPase At3g28580-like, whose protein sequence is MFAQYGSAIGGLVLVQAMLQQYCPSEIRDLLERYFHKGVSFFDPYIEISFHEFPGKYMKRSEAFTAIQNYLTENAASRAKRLNADSVKDNRPLILTMADHEQVTDEYHGVQITWYANKTVPATTTFSFYPVTQNLRYYTLKFHRRDRKLITQSYIDHVLTEGKAIVSRNRQLKLYTNDPQDSMWIHALFKHPATFETLAMHPDKKREIMNDLTKFTEGKEYYAKIGKAWKRGYLLYGPPGTGKSTMIAAMANFLNYNVYDLELTAVKDNTELRRLLIETSSKSIIVIEDIDCSLDLTGQRKKAEEEEYDMDDDDPVKKMTRTEKKSSKVTLSGLLNFIDGIWSACGGERIIVFTTNHVDKLDPALIRSGRMDKHIEMSYCCFEAFKVLARNYLDIEHHPLFETISRLFGETDMTPADVAENLLSKSDGKDAEACLGNLIQALEAAKKKDEEEARLEAKRERREKRLKWWRETTKKAKRMLKKGN